In Pseudomonas fakonensis, one DNA window encodes the following:
- the recJ gene encoding single-stranded-DNA-specific exonuclease RecJ translates to MRIEPRPLPSTLPLLGNLPPLLTRLYAARGVQSEAELDKSLARLLPYQQLKGIDAAVDLLVQALDLRQRILIVGDFDADGATASTVGVLGLRLLGAAHVDYLVPNRFEYGYGLTPEIVEVALQRQPQLLITVDNGISSVEGVAAAKAAGLQVLVTDHHLPGQQLPDADAIVNPNQPGCAFPSKSLAGVGVIFYVLMALRARLRSLGRYEQQAQPNIGELLDLVALGSVADVVPLDANNRILVHQGLERIRAGRARPGLKAILEVARRDHRRITSTDLGFILGPRLNAAGRLDDMSLGIECLLCDDAALAQDMAQQLDGLNQDRKSIEQGMQREALAQLKDLPVESMPYGLCLFDADWHQGVIGILASRLKERYHRPTIAFADAGDGMLKGSARSVAGFHIRDALDAVAARHPALISKFGGHAMAAGLSLPEANFPAFAEAFDLEVRRQLREEDLTGRLLSDGVLAVEEFHLDLARALRNAGPWGQHFPEPLFHGVFQLVEQRVVGERHLKVVLKSECGAVRLDGIAFGVDREVWPNPTVRWVELAYKLDVNEFRGNESVQLMIAHMEAR, encoded by the coding sequence ATGCGCATCGAACCCCGCCCCCTGCCGTCGACCTTGCCCCTGCTGGGCAACCTGCCCCCCTTGCTGACCCGCCTGTACGCCGCCCGTGGCGTGCAGAGCGAGGCTGAGCTGGACAAGAGCCTGGCACGGCTGTTGCCCTACCAGCAGCTCAAGGGCATCGACGCGGCGGTGGACCTGCTGGTGCAGGCCCTGGACCTGCGCCAGCGCATCCTCATCGTCGGTGACTTCGACGCCGACGGCGCCACTGCCAGCACCGTTGGCGTACTGGGCCTGCGCCTGCTGGGTGCGGCCCATGTCGATTACCTGGTGCCTAACCGCTTCGAGTACGGCTACGGCCTGACCCCGGAGATCGTCGAGGTGGCGCTGCAGCGCCAGCCGCAGTTGCTGATCACCGTGGACAACGGCATCTCCAGCGTCGAGGGTGTGGCGGCGGCCAAGGCGGCCGGGCTCCAGGTGCTGGTGACCGACCACCACCTGCCGGGCCAGCAGTTGCCGGATGCCGATGCCATCGTCAACCCGAACCAGCCTGGCTGCGCGTTCCCCAGCAAGTCGCTGGCCGGGGTGGGGGTGATCTTCTATGTGCTGATGGCCCTGCGTGCCCGTTTGCGTAGCCTGGGCCGTTACGAGCAACAGGCGCAGCCGAATATCGGCGAGCTGCTCGACCTGGTGGCGCTGGGCAGCGTGGCCGACGTGGTGCCGCTGGATGCCAACAACCGCATCCTGGTCCACCAGGGCCTGGAGCGCATTCGTGCGGGCCGTGCCCGGCCGGGGCTCAAGGCCATCCTGGAGGTCGCCCGCCGCGATCACCGGCGGATCACCTCCACTGACCTTGGCTTCATCCTCGGCCCGCGGCTGAATGCTGCCGGCCGCCTGGACGACATGAGCCTGGGCATCGAATGCCTGCTGTGCGACGACGCGGCGCTTGCGCAGGATATGGCCCAGCAGCTGGACGGCCTGAACCAGGACCGCAAGTCGATCGAGCAGGGCATGCAGCGCGAGGCGCTGGCCCAGCTCAAGGACCTGCCGGTCGAGTCCATGCCCTATGGCCTGTGCCTGTTCGACGCCGACTGGCACCAGGGGGTGATCGGTATCCTGGCTTCGCGCCTGAAGGAGCGCTACCACCGCCCGACCATCGCCTTTGCCGATGCCGGCGACGGCATGCTCAAGGGCTCGGCGCGGTCGGTGGCGGGGTTCCACATTCGCGACGCGCTGGATGCGGTAGCGGCGCGCCACCCGGCGTTGATCAGCAAGTTCGGCGGGCATGCCATGGCGGCTGGCCTGTCGTTGCCTGAGGCGAACTTCCCGGCGTTTGCCGAGGCGTTCGACCTTGAGGTACGCCGGCAACTGCGTGAGGAGGACCTGACCGGTCGGTTGTTGTCTGACGGGGTGCTGGCGGTGGAGGAGTTTCACCTGGACCTGGCGCGGGCTTTGCGTAATGCCGGGCCTTGGGGGCAGCACTTTCCTGAGCCTTTGTTCCATGGGGTGTTTCAGCTGGTCGAGCAGCGGGTGGTGGGGGAGCGGCACTTGAAAGTGGTGCTCAAGAGCGAGTGTGGGGCGGTGCGGCTGGATGGGATTGCCTTTGGCGTGGACCGGGAGGTTTGGCCGAACCCTACTGTGCGGTGGGTGGAGTTGGCTTACAAGCTGGATGTGAATGAGTTTCGGGGGAATGAGAGTGTGCAGTTGATGATTGCGCATATGGAGGCGCGGTGA
- a CDS encoding YaeQ family protein — protein MAQPSTTYKFELNLTDLDRGVYESVRQTIARHPSETEERMAVRLLAYALWYNENLSFGRGLSDVDEAALWEKSLDDRILHWIEVGQPDADRLTWCSRRTERTSLLAYGSLRVWEGKVVGAVKGLKNLSIAAVPQEVLEVLATDMPRTIKWDVMISEGTIFVTDDRGQHEVQLQWLLGER, from the coding sequence ATGGCCCAGCCGTCCACCACCTACAAGTTCGAACTCAATCTCACCGACCTCGACCGCGGCGTCTACGAAAGCGTGCGCCAGACCATCGCCCGTCACCCGTCGGAAACCGAGGAGCGCATGGCCGTGCGCCTGCTGGCCTATGCCCTCTGGTACAACGAGAACCTGTCGTTCGGCCGTGGCCTGTCGGACGTCGACGAAGCCGCCCTGTGGGAAAAGAGCCTGGACGACCGCATCCTGCACTGGATCGAAGTCGGCCAGCCGGATGCCGACCGCCTGACCTGGTGCTCGCGCCGCACCGAGCGCACCAGCCTGCTGGCCTACGGCAGCCTGCGGGTGTGGGAGGGCAAGGTGGTGGGCGCGGTCAAGGGCCTGAAGAACCTCAGCATCGCCGCAGTGCCGCAGGAAGTGCTGGAGGTGCTGGCCACCGACATGCCGCGCACCATCAAGTGGGACGTGATGATCAGCGAAGGCACGATCTTCGTCACCGACGACCGCGGCCAGCACGAAGTGCAGCTGCAGTGGCTGCTCGGCGAGCGCTGA